GTGCTAAGTTAGACCAGTTGTATAGGAAAAACGATCTGAAATATAGAGTCCGaatgaaaattaacaatattgatGACCTGTCACATTCCAGACTGTAGTGTATGTTGCATGAGAatattagaaatagaaaaaaaaaaacattaggcTATTTGATAATAATGGCATGAAATTGGATGACCCGAAATTCATTTGCAGTGAgaccaataaattatattctaaactcTAGTCATGTTATGATTACCAGAAGGATAATAAATGCAGGAGATGCCAGACGAATAAAGTTTCCTTTTGTGAGGTCTCGAGGTGTGAACCAAGCAATTATACTGAGACATCACAGTGAGGTAAAGATCTAACTGAAAAACATTTGACGCActttgagataaaaaataccATTGTCAAAAATGCTAAGCTTAATAAATCCCCTGGGCCATATGGTTTTACgttctaattttacaaaaaatacgcTGATCTCTTGATCCCTGTTCTACTCTCTTTTTAAGAAAGAGTAATGTCTCTTAGGTTTTTACCTGAATTTGCATCAGAAGGACGGATTGTCTTGATACCAAAAGCTGACCCTGGATACCTGCAGAACTACCGACCCTTAACCATGCAGAATtctatatatgatattttctcCTATGTATTGACTAACAGAATAAATAGTATGACGGACGCATATATGAGCCTCTCCCAGTACGGATTTCTGAAAAGTAAACTTATGGATAGCATTGCCTTCTCTTTACAGACATTCCTCAAATCGTCGAGTAACACCTTTGTGATCGCTCTAGATTTTGTCAAAGCTTTTGACACGCTATCTCATGAGTTAATCATTCGTACGCTATATAAGAAAGGGTTCGGCGACTTTATCATTAGAATGGTCGGAGTAATCTTAGTGGGTTCCCATACCATTGTGGTGTATGGGAATCAAGagttttttttgagaataagaGAGGAGTAAGGCAGGGGGACCCCGTGTCTATGTTGTTATTCAACGTTGGCATTGATAGATTTCTTCCAAATATACAGCAAAATGACCATATCATTGGATTTTTGGCAATCCCAGCGCATCCAAAATGCCTCTGCTATGCTGACGACCTAACTTTGGTATTGGGTGGAAGCCCCTTCGAAACAATGAAGTCAATTAGAAGGATTATTACCTTACTCAGAAAGTTCTTCTCAACTTCcggattaaatattaatccaagaaaaacagaaatattGAGCGCTTATGGAGGACTGATAGAAAAAGGATGGCCATGCTACCGTACCACAAGAAACATCAAACTCCTTGGAGTCTGGGTGGGGAATGAGAGTTGTCAAAAGAATAATGGGGAAATCGTCAGGAAACTTAATCAGTCTACCTCTTTCTTCATGAACTTCAACCTGAATATGTGGGAGAAAATGTCAGTATGGAACTCTTATGTTGTCCAAAAATTGGTTCATTTTCTAAGAGTAACGCCATACAATGAGgacactcttaaaaatatatccgcTATAGAGAGCTCATTTCTCCAaacgaaaagaagaaggaaCATCTCCTATGATAGGCTTCAAGGTCAACTGAATAGTGGAGGACTGTCTGTGATGAGCGTCTCGGAAATATCGAAAGTACTGAACTTTTATTGGGTTAGAAAAATGTGGAATAGCAAGGAACCCTGGTATATTATTCTCAGTGACTTCCTGAAAGAGAGACAAGTCTTTCTTCCGGGTAATTCCTTTGCTAATCTTAAAAATGTTCTGAAGAATCTTGTATTATATTCCAAACGAACGCAGTATCTCTGTAAAGTGTACATAGATGTTACTACGAAGTTAGAGTTGTTTCTCGGTTGGAAGTTGCCCATAGGAGAACGCTTTAATTTCACGGAAGTGCAAACCATCTCCGCCGATATTGCTGCGGATGTTCGATGGCCGACCTCTCTAATTGATAAAATGGCTGAACAGTCCTTTAGATCAAAGTTAGGTCATTTTAAGAGCGTTGAAAGGCCCTGGTAACGTTCAGGATGAAAGCCTCGATAGTTTCTCCGTCAAAGATCAGAGgatgtttcaaaaaatcaactatgGCTCCTTTTTGTGACTATTTGGAAAGGAGAAACATCAACAAAGGAGCATATAACAgcatcaaagtaataaaaaataaatatttgacattttctgGGAAATGGTTCAAATATCGATTACTCTCAGGAACGTTGGAGGTTGGGGCAAAATTCATTAACGAACAGAGGAGTATTTGCCCGTTTTGTAATGAAGCAAAAGAGACTACTGACCATCTCTTCTGGAGTTGCAGGCTTTTAAGTGTAACATATGAGCGGATCTCATATGGTCTACTAGATAATTTTTGAGCAATaactgataaaataaatttttagaacacTATTGTGGGAAAGAGGAAGACAAGGTACAcgccattattacaaaaaacaacatttagTACATGTAAAAAGGACTTGGAAGGACTTACCCCTTTCAGACGTCCTCCCCATTATTAAGTTAcatatcaaagtaattaaagATATGGACTAATTCTTGGGGTAAATGAAGACGATGCCTCAaacgttattttaatttttaattgttcttctgttagttttttatctttattttgataattttcttgtttttaccgttttttttatataattaaaattttatgttgcGATGTGCTAAGCCTTTAATTTATTTCGTTTCTGAATAAAGTTACCCcatgtagcaaaaaaaaacaaaaaagctataaataaatcacaagctCAAACATATGAATAacttgctttatatttaccaaaatcagtattttcacatggtcaactatatgttgcattttcaagagtgtcaaaaggggtttcaggtttgattatatttacatcaaatggacaacaaaaaataatgtacacaCGGAGGTTTTACAAtggaaatttacctattatatatttatagtagattttcaattttttattgggTATCTTTGAGATAGTGTATTCACGCTAGTGtgagaataattaatattcttggATTGTTGTCAACTCTTCTTAATGAAGGCAATAATCCAAAAcaatttatgatgaaaaacaaaatgaagtGAAATTTTGAATCATGTCGATTTGTATAAAcggatcaaaataatataatatccagtaaaatgttaatattttcatGTTGTAATACAATGATCATCTTTGATTTTAGAGTAGGATATAAATCCGTCCTaagtatttatgttataattcatttccgatattttatcaacaaaaaagttCATCGAACCTCTATTTTCTTGGGATGAATTGATTTATGTGCTACAACTTGTTAAAGCGCGCTCCAAAACGTCATTGTTGATATCCTAAAAAGTAAACtaagttatttgattatatagaAAACTAATTCACTTACTTCTTGCATCATAGAAAGAGTAATCGAGGCAGTACTAAAGCGCGTGTTTTACCAAgctattaataagttatatagaGATATAATAAAACAGTTATAATTGGATATTAATTTGGAAACAACATGACCatttatgtatagaaaaaaaatatatacctacatttaGAACTCAATaatgattggaaaaataataatagtacatttttgcaaaaaagtggAATGACACGTATCATCAGTTCATAACGGAGtaaaatagttgaaataatttattgaaatatataaatttcagttATATCTTTCATAAGATAATATGGCATCATTGGGAAATGCTCTGGTTAATAAAATACTTGGTCACTCTGAAGCAGAGAAAGCTTTTAGACCATGGTGGGACAATTTAGAGGATTTCTTGGTCTATGGATTGGTGATGTTgggtaattaattaaatcaaatttcaacttatatactttaattacaaaaaaatttacttacaGGACTGATTGTAGCTCCAACTGCGATCATCAATGGAACACCACTAGACTGCAACTTCTGTACTGAAGATGGCTGCAAAGACTATTTTGAACGAACAAATACGTCCCATAGGGATGCAGAAACCccagattataatttttggtggGTTAAGAAATATTGTACAATGACTGCAGTCGATGGATTCATTCTGTATTTCCCGTATATTCTTCTAATCATGGCACTGATGATTGTTTTAATTGAAAGAGTTTTTATAAGGATATTTCAAGCAGGTCTTAAATTAGAGGCCTTTTATTCCTTGATACAAAAGGATATCGAAGAAACGCAAGAAGATTTCTCCTCTACGAATCAAGATGTTGAAGAGTCAATTAACAATAAAACAGCGATCGAAGTTTTGCATAGTTTTTCAAGCAGTTCTAACTTTTTTGTCTGTTACTTAGTTCGTACGGTAATAGAAACTGTTGTAGCCTCTCTATTACTTGCATGGCTTATTTTTATGGGTTAGTGACTTTAAACATGATATAAGTACATAGTGGTGCAGAATTAGAGCCCcatctaacaaattaaattagtcagagattataatttgttttataatactttttacgGTCTTAATTATACAACAATTGGCCAATATCTGATTCAGTGTGCTTGCCCTTGTTTTGAAGAACTTGGAAGAGAAGCCTCCTTACTTATTTGTATCTAGTCCATACAAAGTCTCCCATAATTTTTTGGCACAGAATATCATTGCTGATCCTGGAAACTAGATTGCTCTCCTTCTCGATTAGACCCAACATTCCAAATTCAAGAGGGTAAAGATGAGTGGGGGAAAAGGAGGCAAAAAGGTTTTGTACCAGAAgtgttcaaaattgtctttgcaTCATTTTTGTACATCATTTACAGTTTCGAACTTGGGTAACGAAATCTTTGCAAACAGTACTCTTAATTTAAATACGTTACAGTTAATGGGACTCTAATTCTAGAGCACCttatataatattcttattatttgatgtaattagttatatttataggtTTCCCAAGTATGCAAAGAGACGAATTCATACATTGCAATGTCCATGGGTATCACTATGAATGTGCAGGACATCCCCAGGAATTCTATGTGTATGTACTATTGGTGACAGTTGCAATTCTTGTTGTCTACTTATTTTGTTGCTTATATAACTTTGTTTGGTTACTGATGCCACAATTAGGCTCGCTGAGCCGTGTTATGAGTAAGTATCGCACAATGCTACGCAAACGTTATGACGGAAATGAAGATACGACTATTTTGGGGGAGTTGCATtggatatatttcaataatcgAGATCTGAAACTCTTATTGGATCTCCTTGCCACCAGTTCCGGCGTTTCTCAATCCATTTCCTTACTAACACTCTTTGATCAAAGTTTGAGGCAAAAGTGTGTTGCCTCACATTTAAAGATACATCGAGATGGGTCAAGAGCCACAGTGGAAGTGCATGAGGCTGAAGCAATAAGAGACTTGTTTTCGAAGATGAAGGATCTCTCTTGTATTTATACTGTTCAAATCCATCCTCCAACAATTAACTCTTCAGTCCAGGctttaaaattttcatcaaataaatctttcaaagaATATGTGAGTAGATTAATATacctattcattattttaattggtCCGtgattatttatcttttgaaatgCTTAGGCAACAGATATTGAAATGCAACCATTGGATCATAGTCGAGAAGTACGGACTGCTACATTTACTGATTTGAATGAAGgtcaagaatatatatttcgtGTCAGTACTCTCGTCAATGGACATCCTATAGCAAAGAAAATACTccaatagataataattaattgctcaaatgattgattattactaatgaattatttttatacgtttgccattatatatataaattttatataatacgtattttaaaatcatattacaaACATTACtgctagtgttgtgtcgatccttgtttaggactgaagactaccGTCCTGCATATCTGTCCTAAAAACCCATAAATTGTTGTCCTTGATGACTTCACtcagatttatttattctttttttttaatcagttctagtacctCTAGTCTGAAGGCCTGAGATTCTAAAGGAACGGTCCAAACAAtggactgaactggacctaataaataaggactgacacaacactaatcacGGCGTTACCTGACTAAAACAATAatgtacaatgtattttgtaattAGATGTCCATGTTACGGCTTCATTCCTCCTAATCAGTATTTTGAACGTTGAGGGGTTGAATTTGAGTTTGCTCTCATTGAGCGGCCCTGAACGGTTATCAATAACTGTAGGAACTGTTTGATGTAGAATAATGGCTACTAGGGTGCCCTTTGTGCAATAAAACCTGACAAGATCTCAAATTGAAACCAAAAAGAAAGTCAGAATTTCATTCGATAAATTCAAGTAACCCCGAGGCATCATTTTAATGTGATATAAAGCTTGCTTTAAGCTCGGAtgtttcacatttcataatgttttcactcaaaattatcgtttaaaattcTATGATGTTTTACAGCGATAATAGAGCCTTGCATCAACTGACAGGATGTGCTGGACGTTAAACAGTCcctattgaataattattctataatttgaaagaattggcctactaccaactgattttgggccttttttcttgtttttttatgaggaaAGGTTACAAGGatcaataaaggtaacgacgtgtgcAATATTATTTGACTTAAGAACTTAagtatttaacaatttaattttaaactccCAAACCCATAGCTATACCTAACAGTTCTTTATTATATtcacttcaatatatatatatatgttgtgtgtCATTCCACGatacatttccaaaaataaacaaatttaactGAAATGTTGTATGTAGTATTACATGCAGTCGGTAGTACTTTAAAAAAGCATTTATAAGCAGCATGATACCTCAAATACAGAATAACTcctatttaaaagaatattcaagGATTACACCTAATAAGGAGACCAAATTAGTCCAAGTACGGATGTTTAGAGAAGCACaaataagattatttgatgcacaaataaaatatgtgaaggaTATATTAAGGGAGAAGACTCCAAATAACTTCAAGATTAAAAGGATGATGGAAACAATAAGGGAAGTTGTCGAAAAATCAACCATAAAAAGGAGGAGATGTTAGCCTTAATGGATTAATCATCCCCAGAGATTAAAGCCGAAATCGATTAAaccattcatataaaaatacataaatagaaattgaGTATAAAGTAGATCAATATTTGGATTTAAACTTACCCAACACAAAAATCAATCCGGATGAGACAAAATATAAAGACTGATCAAGAATTCATGTTCTACCGACTGCGCCATGTTATGGGTggtttgatgttctctaattaacggacaatatattttatcttacataattttacagaattaatatacatagatatataattatttatatggaagttatatattaataattgatgataaaaatccggtgtattttttttaaattgctaatctaaagaatgaattttcttttccttagcagttgttattattatttaattcctatgttgtgaacttcctttcctaaatagattccaTTATACAAAGTCCACGGAAAgttctgttaaatgtttattaaagtaactaattacataatttgcatataattatagacattcaattatattccaaacctgatcgaatattcgtgtgtgctcataaaagacagagagtaaccctgaggatttgttggagaattataattgtaagtccatgttAGAGTAAGAGTAGAGCTGGGGAtgaacattggagtaattcttccctatatcattgtttatttctttctcccctTCTccattgtcacagctgattgtagctgatctcctacaaaacaatgttgattttcggggtTTTTTAAGATACCCATTATACAcaagatttttatcactaattataactctacaacaaatcatcaggtTACTTTCCATCTTTTAGGATCACACATGAATGTtttatcaggttttgaatataattgaacttAGTAGAATAagagttcactcctcaggagttaaataataatgacaacagttaaggaaaagaaaattcattcttcaaattactaattcaaaaaacaatttaaacaaataacagGCTACCTAAAAAGTACACACGATTTACAACACTTTAgacatatgtaaaaatataattttgaaattcctTATAAAATACTGTCATTAGTCAATGAAGTATGAACgttgtttattatatttgtttataaagtaAGCAACATAGATTGTCACCaccttgtggcaaaataatacaactccctgaatgataatattatttaataaaaaaataacatacgtTTGTTACTCACGTAGAGGAGCTGTGGGAATTTTTCTGATCATgcaccatttttaaaaacaagctACAGACTCGCACAacaccttgcggataatatatatatattttttagtttgctcaatCCCTATTGGTATTGCTCTGTTCCCTCGCCATTATAATATACGTTAGTAAATACCggttggtccattgaaatctgaacacttactaattctataattaatgaagatttagttattgaaattaattcctattCCAATGTATTGAATCATAACCAAATAGTTAcacaacaaaacaaacctgaactCCCTAACAT
The genomic region above belongs to Lepeophtheirus salmonis chromosome 8, UVic_Lsal_1.4, whole genome shotgun sequence and contains:
- the LOC121122772 gene encoding uncharacterized protein, with the protein product MASLGNALVNKILGHSEAEKAFRPWWDNLEDFLVYGLVMLGLIVAPTAIINGTPLDCNFCTEDGCKDYFERTNTSHRDAETPDYNFWWVKKYCTMTAVDGFILYFPYILLIMALMIVLIERVFIRIFQAGLKLEAFYSLIQKDIEETQEDFSSTNQDVEESINNKTAIEVLHSFSSSSNFFVCYLVRTVIETVVASLLLAWLIFMGFPSMQRDEFIHCNVHGYHYECAGHPQEFYVYVLLVTVAILVVYLFCCLYNFVWLLMPQLGSLSRVMSKYRTMLRKRYDGNEDTTILGELHWIYFNNRDLKLLLDLLATSSGVSQSISLLTLFDQSLRQKCVASHLKIHRDGSRATVEVHEAEAIRDLFSKMKDLSCIYTVQIHPPTINSSVQALKFSSNKSFKEYATDIEMQPLDHSREVRTATFTDLNEGQEYIFRVSTLVNGHPIAKKILQ